A region of Moorena producens PAL-8-15-08-1 DNA encodes the following proteins:
- a CDS encoding Gfo/Idh/MocA family protein encodes MQNRTYQRHRDHQVQRNLPQPIKIGVIGVGNMGQHHARVLSLLKDVEIVGVADINVERGLNIASKYRVRFFEDYHDLLPYVEAVCIAVPTRLHHDVGMTCLQAGVHILIEKPIAASIAEAESLVNAAAESQCILQVGHIERFNPAFQELSKVLKTEQLLAVEAHRMSPYSDRANDVSVVLDLMIHDIDLLLELVASPVTRLTASGSRASDSGYLDYVTATLGFANGIVGTVTASKVTHRKIRRIAAHCKNSLTEADFLNNEILIHRQTTANYMTDYGQVLYRQDGLIEKVYTSNIEPLHAELEHFVNCVRGGNQPSVGGEQALKALRLASLIEQMALDGQVWHNVDNGNHKLHTSVMTVPC; translated from the coding sequence GTGCAGAATCGTACTTATCAAAGACATCGAGATCATCAAGTCCAGCGCAACTTACCGCAGCCAATCAAAATCGGTGTGATTGGCGTTGGCAATATGGGACAACATCATGCCCGAGTTTTGAGTCTTCTCAAAGACGTTGAAATTGTGGGTGTGGCAGACATTAACGTCGAGCGTGGTTTAAATATTGCCAGTAAGTACCGTGTTCGCTTTTTTGAAGATTATCACGATCTTCTTCCCTATGTAGAGGCGGTTTGCATTGCAGTGCCGACCCGTCTACATCATGACGTCGGGATGACTTGTCTACAAGCTGGAGTCCATATTTTAATTGAAAAACCGATTGCCGCTAGTATTGCTGAGGCAGAATCCTTAGTGAATGCTGCAGCAGAGTCCCAATGTATTCTTCAAGTTGGACATATTGAACGTTTTAACCCAGCTTTCCAGGAACTGAGCAAAGTTCTGAAGACAGAACAATTGCTGGCTGTGGAAGCTCATCGCATGAGTCCTTACTCTGACCGAGCCAATGATGTCTCGGTGGTTTTGGATCTCATGATTCATGATATAGATCTATTACTAGAATTGGTAGCCTCACCTGTGACAAGGTTAACCGCTAGTGGCAGCCGTGCTTCTGATTCCGGGTATTTAGATTACGTCACTGCTACCTTGGGGTTTGCCAATGGTATTGTTGGTACTGTCACGGCCAGTAAAGTGACACACCGAAAAATCCGTCGCATCGCTGCCCATTGCAAAAATTCTCTGACGGAAGCTGATTTCCTCAATAATGAGATTCTAATTCATCGGCAAACCACTGCCAATTATATGACCGACTATGGTCAAGTGCTTTACCGACAGGATGGTTTGATTGAGAAGGTTTATACCAGTAATATTGAACCACTCCATGCTGAGTTAGAACACTTTGTCAATTGTGTACGGGGTGGTAATCAACCTTCTGTCGGGGGTGAACAAGCCCTAAAAGCACTGCGATTGGCAAGTTTGATTGAGCAGATGGCTCTTGATGGTCAAGTTTGGCACAACGTAGATAATGGGAATCATAAACTCCATACTTCGGTTATGACAGTTCCCTGTTAA
- a CDS encoding SGNH/GDSL hydrolase family protein, translating into MKVLLLTLAVLVSSLVALEVGLRWLLGFGNPLIYVADEEIGYLLAPNQSTRRFGNRIVINEYSMRSPSTTPRLPRSMLRVFLLGDSVANGAWWTDQDQTISALLQSQLELWLTKDVLPRLTKEKPFETVEVLNASANSWGPRNELAYLRRFGTFNAHVVVLLINTDDLFATAPTSVQVGRDRNYPSQKPLLAIGEIWSRYLLRAPAIPEMEAVRAEPGDRVGFNLKAIGEIKTLTDAAGAKLVLGMTPLLREIGTKGPRDYELKARKRLSDFTQEHNITYLDFLPVFNKTEKPEILYRDHIHLSPQGNQKVSEVMSTQVASSVITLFK; encoded by the coding sequence GTGAAAGTATTGCTATTAACCTTGGCAGTGCTAGTCAGTTCCTTGGTAGCGCTAGAGGTCGGTTTACGATGGCTGCTCGGCTTCGGTAATCCCCTGATTTATGTGGCAGATGAGGAAATTGGCTACTTGCTAGCCCCTAACCAAAGCACCAGACGGTTTGGCAACCGCATTGTCATTAATGAATATTCCATGCGCAGTCCCAGCACCACTCCTAGGTTACCGCGATCCATGCTGCGGGTGTTCCTACTGGGGGATTCTGTTGCGAATGGAGCTTGGTGGACAGACCAAGACCAAACCATATCAGCACTGCTCCAATCTCAATTAGAACTATGGCTGACCAAAGACGTCTTACCAAGACTAACCAAGGAGAAACCATTTGAAACAGTCGAAGTCCTTAATGCTTCTGCTAATTCTTGGGGACCACGAAATGAGTTAGCCTATCTACGACGCTTTGGCACCTTCAACGCCCATGTAGTGGTATTACTGATTAATACCGATGACTTGTTTGCTACAGCACCGACTTCTGTACAAGTCGGACGCGATCGCAATTATCCCAGCCAAAAACCCCTCCTAGCCATAGGCGAGATCTGGAGTCGCTATCTCCTGAGAGCACCAGCTATTCCTGAAATGGAAGCAGTCAGAGCGGAACCAGGAGACCGGGTTGGCTTTAATCTCAAGGCCATTGGGGAAATTAAGACCCTAACTGATGCTGCTGGAGCCAAGTTGGTGTTAGGGATGACCCCCCTACTCCGGGAAATTGGGACCAAAGGACCTCGTGACTATGAGTTAAAAGCCCGTAAACGCTTGAGTGACTTTACTCAAGAGCACAACATTACTTATCTAGATTTTTTACCAGTGTTCAATAAAACCGAAAAACCAGAAATACTTTACCGTGACCACATTCACCTTAGCCCCCAAGGAAATCAGAAAGTCAGTGAAGTTATGTCAACTCAGGTAGCTTCATCAGTGATCACACTTTTCAAGTAA